Proteins encoded within one genomic window of Erinaceus europaeus chromosome 13, mEriEur2.1, whole genome shotgun sequence:
- the RSRP1 gene encoding arginine/serine-rich protein 1 — MSNYVNDMWPGSPQPKQTPSTPRSGRSSRRSSASGSRSLSRSFRSRSSVSSRSSSRSRSGGRARARARSRRHHQRRYRRYSRSFSRSRSRSRSRRFRPRRHSSSRRWQRARRGGSRSRSRSRGRSWSRRQPAATRGRRYYGFGRSVYPEEPRHWRGRSRTRSRSRTPFRLTEKDRMELLEIAKANAAKALGTTNFDLPASLRSVSVSKTNLGAPIPSGAKFELSEKLTEDGTKNSSEKASQQKSIAFSSKNSIAKPMLQKSAKVTADETSSRSPKIDEKKSPYGLWVPV, encoded by the exons ATGTCCAACTACGTGAACGACATGTGGCCGGGCTCCCCGCAGCCCAAGCAGACCCCCTCGACGCCCCGCTCGGGGCGGTCTAGCCGCCGCTCCTCGGCGTCCGGCAGCCGCAGCCTTTCACGAAGCTTCCGGTCCCGCTCGAGCGTCTCGAGCCGGTCGTCGTCGCGGAGTCGGAGCGGGGGCAGGGCCCGGGCCCGGGCCCGGTCCCGCAGGCACCACCAGCGGAGGTACCGGCGCTACTCCCGCTCTTTCTCGCGCAGCCGCTCGCGCTCCCGCAGCCGCCGCTTCCGGCCCCGGCGCCACAGCTCCTCCCGCCGCTGGCAGCGCGCTCGGCGGGGCGGCTCCCGCAGCAGGTCCCGCAGCAGGGGGCGCTCGTGGAGCCGCAGGCAGCCTGCCGCCACACGCGGGCGGCGCTACTACGGCTTCGGTCGTTCGGTGTACCCCGAGGAGCCCCGACACTGGAGGGGAAGGTCCAGGACGAGGTCACGGAGCCGGACCCCCTTCCGCTTAACCGAGAAAG ATCGAATGGAGCTCTTAGAAATAGCAAAAGCCAATGCTGCGAAAGCTTTAGGAACAACGAACTTTGATTTGCCAGCTAGTCTCCGAAGTGTTTCTGTATCCAAAACAAACCTTGGAGCCCCTATACCAAGTGGTGCAAAGTTTGAG CTGTCAGAAAAGCTAACTGAAGATGGTACTAAAAACTCCAGTGAAAAGGCTTCCCAGCAAAAAAGCATAGCTTTTAGCTCTAAG AATTCTATAGCAAAACCAATGCTTCAGAAATCAGCTAAAGTTACTGCTGATGAGACCTCTTCAAGATCTCCAAAAATTGATGAGAAGAAAAGTCCATATGGGCTGTGGGTACCTGTCTAA